AATCCGGAAAAAGACTTGGGACCGCTACGATGCAGTCCATATATGGAGTACCCTGCCACGACATCCCGGGTGAAAACTACGCTGATGTATAATAGATATGAGATTCTTTCAAATTCATACAACGAATTGATTACAGAAGAAGCTGTGACCTACACACTCATGATGGATGACCACTGGTTACCAGAATTGGTATTACTAGCAAAAAAAAGCGAGTATGTGCTGATCCATTGGCGTAGTTCTCGCCCAGGCTGTTGTAGCAAGGTAGTGTTGTGTTTAGTCAGCTTTGTCGGCATTAATGACAACAAGGACCATAGGTGGGCAACACTGAAGAATCTACGCTAACATTGAAACAATGTTGAAATAGAGACCcaatccccccaaaaatcATGGATGATGCTAGAATCCTTTGATTGTACAAGTCCCTAATCGCAAGAATGCCCTGATAAATAGTGTAATGCAGTAGAATCTTCTCTAGGGCTGATTGAGTAACTTTCGTCATTTCTTCCCCTTTCCCCGAATGGAACCAGTTCTACAACGCAACGCGTTTAAACGTAATTCGTTTGATTATTCTCCATCTCTGGAACTTTACTATATCTTCCAATTGATAAACACCTCAACTCTCAGATTCATGCAACCGTTTCCGCCCAACACCAAACCGTCCCGACACAGATACCATTTATAGCTTGGCATCAAAATCTTCATACTCACTCAAATCCGTGACAGAAACAGGGCCAGTGCTAACAGGCAGACGGGCCTTGAAGCTCGGCACATCAGTGATAACCACGGCCTTCTGAGCCTCGCCATTGCCAGTGGTCGCACTCTGAGTGTCACTGCTAGAACCAAGACCCAGTTCCTTTAATTGGGAACTGAGCTTCTCATCCAGTGTCTCAAGGACAGGTTCTATCTTCTGCTTTGACAGGCCCGTCTCGGTCGCCAGGAAGTCCTTCACCGCAAAGATAACCTGGGACTTGTCCGCCGCTGTCGCGTCAACCTCATCGAATGCCTTCGCGAAGCGGGCAGAATCCACGATGAAGTCAGCAGCTTCGAGGTGCTCGGTAACGACTTCGACAAGGCGTGTTCTCTGTTCGGCTGGGTTGGGCGCCTCAACCTGCGCGCCTGACTGGGCGTTCATATGGATAGCGAGCTTGGCGCGCGTTGCCGAAGATGGGTCGATGTATTGGCGGTAGAATGCAATGAGATCCGCCTTGGTCAAGGTGCGCACATTATCCGCATCGGTCTCATGCTGCAGGAAATCAAAGTATTCCGATCCGATGTGCGACCAGTACCGGCCAGTCTCAGAGCTTAGATTCTTGAGTTTCTCCAGGCGCTTGTTCACGACACTACGCTTGTGACCCTCGAAGTCTTCTTCGGGCATCTTCTCGAGAATAGGACCGAACTGGCGGAGGAAAGTGTCAATGCGCGATTCCAGATATTGTGCCGTGCGCTCACTTTGGATAATGACCCGGTAGCCCAGGGTGGTGGCGTTGTAGCGTGCACCACTCCACACCACATACCCAAGCTGTTCCTTGCTGCGCAGCTGGTCGAAAGCAGGTTCGTCAGTTAGCTGCGCAAACAGTTGGAGCTTTGACCGCAGGACGTCATCGGAAAAGAGTCCAATATAGAGGTAGTACTCGATGCAGTGATTGACGTTGGCCGGATCCTTAAGTGAGCGGGGGTAGACATAGTTGGCACCGGGCGGCAAGGTCATGTTGCGGCGCAAGTACCACTGCGACGGGGGCAGAGGACGGCCCCCCAGGATCTTTTCGATAGAGTCCGTCATACGCAGAGCATCCTCCTTGTACAGATTTCCGTGGGCCAGAACTTCGATGTGGGTCTGTTCAAGCAACTGGGGGGAAAATTTGACCACGTCATCGCACTCAACATGCTCCAGCTCCTCAAGATACTGCTCGTTCACCCAGCTGCTCTCGGCAAGGAGGTAGCGAGTGTAATCCCCCACCTGGTAGTAAGGCTGTTGATACTCGGCGTTGCGGAATGCCCGCGTCAAGCGCTCTTTGATAATGTGGAACCGATCCTGGTCGATCACTAGCCCACGCATTGTATTGAGTACTTTGTCCAAAAGAGCGGACATCTTGTCGTTGTACCCGCTCACGGAAATGTCCAAGCCCAAAATGTTCGCCGAGAGGTGGTAGTCCAAACCAGCAAGCTCCGCGTCGTAGGAGTATTCATCCAATGAGTCTCGCACCAACTCGCTGTACAGCTTTGTTTTGATGAGATTGGCGGGTGTAGCCCACACCAAAGGATTGCGAAGTGTTACCTCAACAGTGGCCTTGGGTACCCAGAAACGGTCATCCTTCTTGAACCACAGGCGCACCCGGTCGTCGTGGCGAATCAGTTTAGGGGTGTTCTCGGGCTCGGCAACCTCCTTCTTTTCCACCGATAGCCTAGTCGGCACAAATTCGTTCTTGTGAGGCAAGTGCACGTTGGAAGTGCGGGTAGCCTCAGTCGACTTTAGAGCCTTCTGAAGACCGCCCAAGAACTCCTTTGGGATTTTCTCGACCTTGTATTCCGTGCCATACCACTTCTCTTTCTGATCCCATGTACCGGGGAACTCCTGGGACACAACGACCAGGCGGAAGTTGTCGGCCCGCAGATAGCTCAGCGCCTTTTTGATCAAATCAGAGTCAAATCTTCGCAACAAAGACCCGCTCAGTAGCCATTCACTAGGTATTGACTTCTGCATCACGCTGCTCAAACGGCTGGTGAAGCGACTAGCCGGGGTCTTCTGCTTGAACCGGAAATCGACCTCGGCAAGGTTCTTCATCTCGTCGAAGATCCATTGCTCGGGCTCGCGCTGCTTGATCATAGCGATATACTCGAAGACAACATTTGCGACTTCCTGGTATTGCTTCAGACCTTCGGGCGTCAGGCGCACCGAGATTGTGAAAAAGGCTGACCCAGCGCAGACAGGCATCGCGCCTGCAGACAGACCATTGGCCCACCCCTTGGCCTTAAGATAAGAAAGAACGCTGCCCGGGCCCTCATGGCCAATGAGATGGCTGATATACCGACTAGGCTGGGTGTCATGCAAatcctcttcatcaaggAAGGGGAAGTACATATCCATGGATCGAGTATCCATGACCGGCTTCACGAACACCTGGGTGCACATTTCCTTCTCAGTGAAGGGCTGAACATCGTCCCAGCGGTTCTGAGCGAGATTCTTATTCTCGACATCAGAAAAGAGCTCAGAGACCCACTGTTCCAGCGTGTCGAGAGACTCCCGCCCCAAGACAACCAACTTCGCCCGGTTGGCCGAGTAGTGCTTCTCATAAAACCTGATGAACTCACTGCGGACTTCCAGACCACGTTTCTGTGGTTCTTCTTTCAAGGTCTGCAGATTGCCGGTTGAGAAGTGGCTGTAGGGGTGTTTAGGGTTCGAAAGCGACTTGTTCAGTTGCATCAAACGCCACAGGTCACTTTGAAGGTTCTTTTTATTTTCCGAATCCACCGCCTGTAGCTCCCGTTCTAGGGTTGACTCTAGGAACAGTGGTGCAACAAAGAATTGGGCAAACCGATCCAATGCACCATAGAGGGGTGACTTTCCATCTGAACCAATCCCATTCGACACGATGCCATTGTTATCATTCGTCTCGGCAGGGGTGTTGTCTTCACTAGATTTAGGGGCACTGGAGTCACCTGTGGCGGACACTTCGAAGAAGTAGTTCGTTTCGGTGGCGGCTGTGTAGGCATTTGACGAACCAGAGTGGGACGCTAGGTACTGGTTGTACGCATTTTCCTTCGGATACTAGACAATCATGATCCCGGTTAGCATTGACCTCGGTTGGGAAGATGGTGTTAGGTTGTTCGTTTACCTTTTTTGTGCCCATGAACAGCAAGTGCTCTACTGCATGAGCCATTCCTGGCatatcatcttcatcggagAAATTGCCCACATTGACATTGACGGCGGCACTGGCCTTATCGGTGTCCGGGTCATGAACTAGGAGGGCCTCAAGCTTGTTTGGCAAACGGATCACTCGATAAGAACGATCATCAAGCTCCGGTTTCTCCAAGTTCTCTGTAATACGCTCGATTTGAGCCATGTTCGGAGGTGTGGCGGTGAAATTAGAAGTTGAATGGGAGGATGAACGGCGGGTCCAATGCACGGAAGAAAGAATCGGTAAAGGTACGGCCCGTACTGAGCGAGGACTGGTTACAGCGATGCGTAACAACAAATCGGGATAAGGGCGTGTTGAGCTGCGAATGAGACCTTTGTGACACAGGTTTGCTGCAGAGGACCTTGGAGGCATTCAGTTGCCAAGGGGAGAGGCCAATGACGTGACTAACAAGGTCAATGCACTTTGGAATTCCAGGAAGCTCAAATATGAGACGCGTTCTTGATATGATTCGATATATATTTTGTGAGATTATACACCGAATGAAGGGGAAGAGATGTTGTAAGGTCAATTGAGGGACAGGCGATATTGATGAAGCCTGCCCTGGTGGAAATACTGCCCAGATGCTTTGCCGAGGCGGTGATAGGTCATCGTAGCCCTAACAAGCGTCTTGTCACCAAAATGTTATCTCTATACCAAGGCAGACTCGTGTCTAACAGGATTGCACTTTGTTTATACTCAAAAAATACGGCATCGTTCTCCATTGTCATACTAGCTACATACATATCAGGGTTCTAACTGGTTCCACGTCGAAGCTCCTCCTTCCCCGCAGGTCGGGAGGCCAATTCACACATGCCCACCGTTACGTCGAACTATCACATGAATTTAGAGCCAGGCGCTTAGCACTCGGCTGTAGGGAGGTTCACGTTTACTTAAGTGTCCGATTTGCAGTCAGTAGTCTGGCTGCCGCCGGGGTTTGACATCCTTCGCCCGGCAGATGTCCGAGCAACTCGTGTCTGTGAGCCGCACGACAATCGACTCGCTGGAGAATGGGTCTCCAAAGACATCTGACAAGTCGTACCTAACTGTGACAGGGTCCAGAGTGTAGGCAAAGATTGTCTGAGAGCTGCTGTGTATAAATCAATGTCGATGGTGGTAGTCTTCTGCGAGATGCCACCTGAGGCACTGTCGTGGTGTATTTGTAGTGCTACTGTGTAGCTGCCACCTGCCGGGCTAGTTTGCTTGGGGCCAAAGCTACACCAACAGAACACATGCAGACTAGGAAATTGCAGTGGGTAGGTCACGACAGTGCTACCAACGGCGCCGGCAAGAGTCGCCAGAGCGGCCACGGAGGCAATAGCTGCAGTGGAAAAATGAGGTGTAGTAGGTAGACTGAGTTTGTTTGAGGTCAAGTTAAAAATTCGATTTGAAGTGGTGAGAAAACATCTCTTGGGTAGGATTCAAGGGCCCCTACCTATGTAACTGAACGTCGAATATCCAGCTTGCACCTGGCCCTTATTTGACCCAATGATAAATTCAAACTTCAAAGCGGCTTTAGCAGTAGAGATTAAGATATTTTGATCATCACATCCAATATATCTCACCCCAAATCAGGCTATTGAAGCCTTTGACACTCAAGGAGCAGTCAGGCCATCCATCACAGGGCCGGGAGTAGAGATGGTTCGTAGGATCGCACGGCCAAAGAGTCTTTAAAGATTACTGTCAGTAGAGATGCGAGAAGGAAAAGATTCTATGGGTGTAGGAAATATAATACGATGTCTCAGAGCGCTCCGACCCGATCATATCACTGGATGTATTCACTCCTAGGCGACAGTATCCACGGCGGATTTAACGATGTTTCCGATCATGCACACCGAGtatggagagaaagagaaaaaccAAGGGGGTTTCTTGCATACCTGTGGAAGTGATCAGAGCCTTGTTGTCGCCACTCTGGGGCTTTTGGGGCAAAAGGGATAAAAAGTGAGACACCGTTACATCCCAGGGACGGTTTGCAGATCAACGCCATCCTGGGAAAGTCCTTATACGATGCATGTATCTAGAATCACCAGAGATAAGCTCACACTTGCATGTCATGTAGATCGCTAATACCTCTCGAGCGATGGTTTGTGATGTGTCACAGTAGTGAGATCCCAATGTCTCCACGGTGCTGATATCAGTCTTCTATAGCCTGACAATTTCGTGGCGCATCCCTTTCATAGTGCCAGAGGATAACGAGGTAGAGCCGACAAAGATCGAAGAGAGACATGTTACCATGTTGGTTACCCTGATCTTTTTGTATCCGCTCAGGGAGTCCCTCACGATTAAGCAGACGTTAAAAAAATACTGTAACTGAAGATAATTCTATGTCATTAATAGGGTATGAAGAAGAGAACTCTTCGATAATAGACCGAATAACTCCATACACACACCCTTCAAGATTCAACGGATTCACCGGCCCTCTATCGATCAGGAGCGAAAAAGTTCAAGAATCTTCATCCGATTCTTCCTCCGCCTGGTCAGCACGCTCGGATATCCACTTGTACACTTGCTCCTTATGCTCGTCAAGCATCTCGTTCAAATCCGACTTTGGGGAATGAACCAGCTGTCCATAGCGCTTTGAAGGCCGTCGGTCTGAGCTAGCCCAAATACCGTGGGAGTTCGAAACAAATACAAGGGAGTTCTGGAATGAAAAGAATCAAgtgagtaaaaaaaaaaaaaccattgACAAATAATTTGTGGGTGGCTTACCTCGCGGTACCACTTCGATAGCCAGGTCTGCGTGTGGGATGCGATCGCGCGGACTGGGTTCTCAGACACGAAGGAGATCACGCCGTTGACACGCTTGTAGAGGTTCTCTACTTGGTTGTTAGCAAAGTTGCACAGCATGATACGCGGGTGACCCAAGCGTACCCCGGTTGATTAACAAGTTCGCCACGCCGAAGAAAGCGTTGCCAACGCCGAGCAGGAAGATTTCGGTTGCCTGGTTCGCACTTTGATAACTTGTCAACTCAATGCTAATCAAAATGTTTGGATTGCCACAGCTCACTCAATGTAGTTGTCCCACAAGTATCCGGCAAGCTCTTCGGTGGCAGACGGGCGGTCCTCATCATCTGCCTCGTACCGACCGGCAGCCTTAACCATTCAAATTAGTCCATAgatcaaaacaaaaaattGCACAGCTAGACGTACCCCGTCCCGAGATACATGCTTCGGAATGTTGACATCGATCACCGCGTAGCCTTTACCCACGATCCATTTGACATAATCCGTGAGTGAATCGGCCTTTTGTTAATGTTAGCAGAGAGTCCCAAGCAATCGTCCTGGGTCACGTACCAGCCATACATTGTGCGCTTCCAGCTTATTGGTCACGGGATGAGCTTGTCCCACAATCTCAGGTCTACACATCGTCAGTCAGACGTTTCGCGGCTTATTATCGGAATACTTACGGATCATGGAAGATGACAATGAGCGGCACACGTTGGTGATAGTTTGGGCTGTCAGATGTTGAGTACCAGGTTAGAATGTCGAGATTGAATGATGCAACTTACCTTGCCAGAACTTGTTTGTCAAATGACTTAGAGATAGCAGTGCGGTAAATGTGTAGCGGAGTGAGCTTGCAGCTTTCATACAGCTGGTTCGCCTGGTGAACACGGAGGACATCTAGAGGATTCATCAGCTCAGCTGGACGGGAGATGATCTATAATCCTCACCGTGAAGACGATTTGCGTAGACCGGGTGAGCAGATGTCTTCGGGTATAGGCGACTCCAATACTGGGATTGGATGCTCCTCACCCGGCGGACCGCTGCGACCGCAGAGTCAGTCGGGGAGCTGCTAAGCAAACGGTCCGGAGGTTCCCCCATAAGGGTCTTGGTCACAGCAAGAGCCGACTTTGAGATAGACTTGAAGTTGTATCCCCCCTGTTTCATGGTCAAATCAAGTATGAAACGACTAAGAGAGGCAATC
Above is a window of Penicillium digitatum chromosome 2, complete sequence DNA encoding:
- a CDS encoding A-pheromone processing metallopeptidase Ste23, with translation MAQIERITENLEKPELDDRSYRVIRLPNKLEALLVHDPDTDKASAAVNVNVGNFSDEDDMPGMAHAVEHLLFMGTKKYPKENAYNQYLASHSGSSNAYTAATETNYFFEVSATGDSSAPKSSEDNTPAETNDNNGIVSNGIGSDGKSPLYGALDRFAQFFVAPLFLESTLERELQAVDSENKKNLQSDLWRLMQLNKSLSNPKHPYSHFSTGNLQTLKEEPQKRGLEVRSEFIRFYEKHYSANRAKLVVLGRESLDTLEQWVSELFSDVENKNLAQNRWDDVQPFTEKEMCTQVFVKPVMDTRSMDMYFPFLDEEDLHDTQPSRYISHLIGHEGPGSVLSYLKAKGWANGLSAGAMPVCAGSAFFTISVRLTPEGLKQYQEVANVVFEYIAMIKQREPEQWIFDEMKNLAEVDFRFKQKTPASRFTSRLSSVMQKSIPSEWLLSGSLLRRFDSDLIKKALSYLRADNFRLVVVSQEFPGTWDQKEKWYGTEYKVEKIPKEFLGGLQKALKSTEATRTSNVHLPHKNEFVPTRLSVEKKEVAEPENTPKLIRHDDRVRLWFKKDDRFWVPKATVEVTLRNPLVWATPANLIKTKLYSELVRDSLDEYSYDAELAGLDYHLSANILGLDISVSGYNDKMSALLDKVLNTMRGLVIDQDRFHIIKERLTRAFRNAEYQQPYYQVGDYTRYLLAESSWVNEQYLEELEHVECDDVVKFSPQLLEQTHIEVLAHGNLYKEDALRMTDSIEKILGGRPLPPSQWYLRRNMTLPPGANYVYPRSLKDPANVNHCIEYYLYIGLFSDDVLRSKLQLFAQLTDEPAFDQLRSKEQLGYVVWSGARYNATTLGYRVIIQSERTAQYLESRIDTFLRQFGPILEKMPEEDFEGHKRSVVNKRLEKLKNLSSETGRYWSHIGSEYFDFLQHETDADNVRTLTKADLIAFYRQYIDPSSATRAKLAIHMNAQSGAQVEAPNPAEQRTRLVEVVTEHLEAADFIVDSARFAKAFDEVDATAADKSQVIFAVKDFLATETGLSKQKIEPVLETLDEKLSSQLKELGLGSSSDTQSATTGNGEAQKAVVITDVPSFKARLPVSTGPVSVTDLSEYEDFDAKL